A window from Sulfurovum sp. TSL1 encodes these proteins:
- a CDS encoding alpha/beta fold hydrolase, translated as MQESFVDIKYNNSKIHIHYIEEKPNDSDRLMVLIHGFPQNSYVWSSYLTEFTQMGYHVVAPDLRGYNKSSKPKEKSAYEIKNIMNDVLELIKHCGYDKAVIVGHDWGGSVVWELAEHYADFVSAAIVLNSPHRGAYAANIRRNPLLNLRQTFRSWYIYLFQLPFLPEFAMKCCDFKWLKHNFCSWARTKDAFSNEEIEVYKKALREPYALTSAINYYRANTFGDFGLGVIKASMGKKIFEKISVPSLLLWGKNDLPLDIELTKNMEEFFSGIFKKVYFEDTSHWILHERHKHVVEEIKTFLNDISK; from the coding sequence ATGCAAGAGTCATTTGTAGACATAAAATATAATAATAGTAAAATTCATATTCATTATATTGAAGAAAAACCAAATGATTCAGATAGACTTATGGTTTTAATACACGGATTTCCTCAAAATTCGTATGTGTGGTCTTCTTATTTAACAGAATTTACTCAAATGGGTTATCATGTGGTTGCACCAGACTTACGTGGATACAATAAGTCAAGCAAACCAAAAGAAAAATCAGCCTATGAAATAAAAAATATAATGAATGATGTTTTAGAATTGATAAAACATTGTGGATACGATAAAGCTGTTATCGTAGGGCATGACTGGGGTGGTTCGGTTGTATGGGAATTAGCAGAACATTATGCAGATTTTGTAAGTGCCGCAATTGTTCTTAATTCTCCCCATCGAGGAGCTTATGCTGCCAATATTAGAAGAAATCCACTTTTGAATCTAAGACAAACTTTCCGTTCTTGGTATATCTACCTTTTTCAACTCCCCTTTCTCCCTGAGTTTGCAATGAAATGTTGTGATTTCAAATGGCTTAAACATAATTTCTGTTCATGGGCGAGAACAAAAGATGCTTTTTCTAATGAAGAGATTGAAGTATATAAAAAAGCATTGCGTGAGCCATATGCATTAACTTCAGCAATCAACTATTATAGAGCCAATACATTTGGTGATTTTGGTCTGGGTGTTATCAAAGCATCCATGGGTAAAAAAATATTTGAAAAAATTTCTGTACCCTCACTATTATTATGGGGGAAAAATGATCTTCCTCTTGATATTGAGTTGACGAAAAATATGGAAGAATTTTTCTCTGGAATATTTAAAAAAGTATATTTTGAAGATACATCCCACTGGATTTTACATGAACGACATAAACATGTGGTTGAGGAGATAAAAACATTCCTAAATGATATAAGCAAATGA
- a CDS encoding apolipoprotein N-acyltransferase produces the protein MYKISQYSSTFELTKGFFIALLSSCFIYLNHWGFSHPLLNTILGISTLYLLLQEEKKVWFFSGAFIGLFWFWWIALSLQHYGMVWAVPIVISIIMLSYGVLFWLLAWSSQKIPSLLQTSGILLPLLLKASALFILSYIHPFSFDWFKPELMFVESYLGIEKWQYAIILGAIVLSIWKRQLLYLLLMLFAYQSIPSAPFISEDHIRLVTTHTAVNDKWNETLHAAQFENLFKQIDQAIEENKTLVILPESVFPLFLNRSKLLDRLKEKAKHISIVTGGLYWDGRTPRNSTYIFTDNKVSVANKVVLVPFGESNPLPDFLSDWINKIFYDGAVDYVASPNVVDYQIDGKIYRNAICFEATSERLYEGEPKNMIVLSNNGWFIPSIEPTLQKLLLQYYSKKYGTTIYHSVNMSESYVVKNGEIDQ, from the coding sequence TTGTATAAAATTAGCCAATATTCTAGCACCTTTGAACTAACAAAAGGCTTTTTCATAGCACTTTTAAGTTCGTGCTTTATCTACCTTAATCACTGGGGATTTTCCCATCCTCTGCTGAACACTATTTTGGGTATTTCGACACTCTATCTACTCTTGCAGGAAGAGAAAAAAGTGTGGTTCTTTTCCGGTGCTTTTATCGGACTGTTCTGGTTCTGGTGGATCGCCTTAAGCCTTCAGCATTATGGTATGGTTTGGGCGGTACCTATAGTGATATCCATCATCATGCTAAGCTACGGAGTACTCTTTTGGCTTCTTGCATGGAGCAGCCAGAAGATCCCTTCACTGCTGCAGACCTCCGGTATTTTACTCCCTCTGCTCCTCAAGGCTTCAGCGCTTTTTATTTTAAGCTATATCCACCCTTTCTCTTTTGATTGGTTCAAACCCGAACTGATGTTCGTAGAGAGTTATCTGGGCATTGAAAAATGGCAGTATGCCATCATTTTAGGGGCCATTGTTTTGAGTATCTGGAAACGACAGCTCCTTTACCTTTTACTGATGCTGTTTGCCTATCAGTCAATCCCTTCGGCACCTTTCATATCAGAAGATCATATCAGACTCGTTACGACCCACACTGCTGTTAATGACAAATGGAACGAAACACTTCATGCCGCACAGTTTGAAAATCTATTCAAACAGATAGACCAGGCCATCGAAGAGAATAAAACGCTTGTCATCCTCCCCGAATCTGTCTTTCCCCTTTTTCTCAATCGTTCAAAACTGCTGGATAGATTGAAAGAAAAAGCCAAACATATCTCTATCGTCACCGGTGGACTCTACTGGGATGGAAGAACACCACGGAACTCAACCTATATCTTTACAGATAACAAGGTCTCTGTAGCCAATAAAGTCGTACTGGTTCCCTTTGGAGAGAGCAACCCTCTGCCGGATTTTTTAAGCGACTGGATCAACAAAATATTCTATGATGGTGCCGTGGATTACGTGGCCAGCCCCAATGTCGTAGACTATCAAATAGACGGGAAGATCTATAGAAATGCCATCTGTTTTGAAGCGACCAGTGAAAGGCTCTACGAGGGTGAGCCAAAAAATATGATCGTACTGAGCAACAACGGGTGGTTCATCCCCTCCATAGAACCTACCTTACAAAAACTTCTCTTGCAGTACTACAGCAAGAAGTATGGAACGACCATCTATCACTCGGTAAATATGTCGGAGTCTTATGTGGTGAAAAACGGAGAAATTGACCAATAG
- the yajC gene encoding preprotein translocase subunit YajC — translation MGAEQGSMIGSFLPLIILFAIFYFLIIRPQQKHQKAHKAMLDSLTKGDNIITTGGLIAVIVKTEEDFIKIKLNDDTIVKLDRAYVAKKVESGEDA, via the coding sequence ATGGGAGCAGAACAAGGCAGTATGATCGGTTCATTTTTACCCCTCATCATTTTATTTGCGATTTTTTATTTTTTAATTATCAGACCGCAGCAAAAACACCAAAAAGCGCATAAAGCAATGCTTGACAGTCTTACAAAAGGTGACAACATCATTACGACTGGCGGTCTTATAGCGGTGATCGTTAAAACTGAAGAAGATTTTATCAAAATCAAATTAAATGACGACACGATCGTCAAACTTGATAGAGCCTATGTAGCCAAAAAGGTTGAGTCTGGTGAAGACGCTTAA